GAGGTCGCCCCCTGGCAGGCTCCTTTCGCGGCCGCTTTGCACCTCCAGACGACAGCGATAGAGCGAGCGCAACCAGCATGCCGCCAACGAGAAGTGCAAGAGGGTCAGGCTGGTGCCCTCAAACTGCCATACCTCGCGCCGCCATGAACTGCTGCCCTACAGCCGTGACCACCTCGGCGCGGGCCGCCGTGCGCAGCTGCACCAGGGCGATCTGGCGGCTTTCAGCTGCCTGGGGGATGGGCACTACCCGCAGCTGCGGGTTCCTGTCCCAGGCATGTCTGGCCAGAAGAGGCAGCATGGCTACGCCCATGCCGTCGCTCACGAGTTCCACGATAGTCTCGATCGAATTCAGCTCCATGAACTCCTGGGGCTTGGCGCGCAGCCGGCGCAGCGTGCGCTCGACCAGTTCGCCCGTGTGTTCGGTACGGTCAAACCGGATGAATGGATAGCGCTCCACCATGGTTGCAGGATCGGCCAACCGGGAGGAACGCGAGGTCAGCAGCACCATGGGCTCGGCGTACAGCGGTGTCCAGACCAGGGAAGGGCGCTTGAGGGCCGGGTCATGGACCACTACGGCAGCATCGAGTTCATGGTTTTCCACCTGGGCAATCAGCCGGTTGGACTTTCCCGATACCACATGCAGGTCCACCGCGGGGTGGTGGCGCTTGAGCTCCAGCGTGGCACGCACCAGCTCGCTCAGTGCCGAGACGATGGAGCCGAACTGCACGGTGCCAGCCAGCGGCGCGTCTGCCTGGGTGCCGTGCTTGGCCTGTTCGTACAGCGCTACCAGCTGCGTGGCTATGGGCACCAGCGCCCGGCCCTGCTCGTTGAGCGCCACCTGCTTGCCTGCGCGGGTGAAGAGCTTGCGCTTGAGGTCGGCTTCCAAGGTGCGCATCTGCAGACCCACGGCGACCTGGGTCAGGCCCACGCGATGTCCAGCCGCCGTGAACGAACCTTCGGTGCAGACGGCCAGAAAAGTGCGAAGAATCCGCAGGCTTGACATAAATGGTTTTCTTTCAAGAGACGGAAGAAAGTCCAGCTTTCACAAAGTTCTTTCTATCATCAAAATTCTTCTATTCAACCCTTCAAGCTGCATTAAATCTGGAGTTTCCTATGCGTGCACACATGTCCCGCCGGCTTTTCACCTGCTGCGCCACTTTGCTGACCTGCGGCGCCATGGGCCTGGCAACGCCGGCCCTGGCCGCCGACGTCTGGCCTTCGCAGCCGATCAAGATTCTGGTGGGCTTTGCCGCAGGCGGTGGCAACGACATCGTTGCGCGCATTCTGGCCAAGGAGCTGCAGCAGAGCTTGGGCCAGGCCGTGGTGGTCGAAAACAAGGGCGGCGCGGGCGGCCTGCTGGCCAACGAAATCGTGGCCAAGTCGCCCAAGAATGGCTACACCCTGCTGCTGGGTTCCATCGGCAGCAACACCATCGCCCCGGTACTGGCCAAAAAGCTTTCCTACGACCCGCGCAAGGACCTGGAGCCGATCAGCCTGGTGGCCGAGTCGGGCAACGCGCTGCTGGTGAACGCCAAGCTGCCCTACACATCGGTCAAGGAGATGATCGGCATGGCGCGCAAGGAACCTGGAACCATCAACTACGCCTCTTCCGGCAGCGGCTCGACCCTGCACCTGGCCGGCGCACTGTTCGCCCAGCAGGCGGGCGTGAACCTGGTGCATGTGCCTTACCGCGGCAATGGCCCTGCGATTGCCGATGTCGCCGCAGGCCAGGTCCATGTCATTTTCTCGGGCATTCCACCGGCCATTACCTCCGCCAAGACCGGCAAGACCCGCATTCTGGCAGTGACCACCAAGGAGCGTGTGAAAAGCCTGCCCAACGTGCCCACCGTCGCCGAAGCCGGGCTGCCGGGCTATGCCTTCACTTCCTGGTACGGTCTGTTTACCACCGGCGGCACGGATTCGGCGATCGTTGAGAAGCTCGCCAAGGAAGTGCGCAACATCATCGCCCGCCCCGATGTGCGCGCGCAGCTCGAGGCCCAGGGGCTGACCCCCGAAACCAGCGACCCCAAGGCGTTCAAGGAACAAATCGACCGCGAGCTTACACGCTGGACCCGCGACGTCAAGGTTCTGGGCATCACCATCGACTGAATCCCGAAGGGTCAGCGCCCGTGTCAGGAACTTCCATGAATCTCCCTTTTTCTCCCGGCAACCCTTACCGCTCGGTGCGAGTTCCCGTTTTCGCACGCAACGGCGTGTCAACCTCCCACCCCTTGGGCGCGCAAGCCGGCTTGCGCATGCTGTGGGCCGGCGGCAATGCCGTTGACGCAGCCATCGCGGCAGCGGCCGTGATGGCCATCGTCGAACCTGTCAGCAACGGACTGGGCTCGGACGCGTTCTGCATTCTGTGGGACGGCGCGCAACTGCACGGCCTCAATGCCTCGGGCCGCGCCCCCCAGGGCTGGACGCCCGAATATTTCGAAAAGAGCTACGGCAGGCAGGCCAAGCCCCCGCGCCGCGGCGTGGACTCGATCACCGTGCCCGGCGCCGTCAGCGCCTGGGTCGCCTTGCACGAGCGTTTTGGCAAGCTGCCGTTCGCCAGCCTGATGGAGCCCGCGGCTGAAATCGCCGAACGCGGCTACCTGGTGCCGCCCGTGGTGCAACAGAAGTGGGCCGCAGGTGCTCCCGAGCTGCAGGCTCAGCCGGGTTTCTCCCAGAGCTTTCTGCCCTCCGGCCGGCCACCTGCCGTGGGCGAGCTGTTTCGCTTCCCCGCGGCCGCACGCGCGCTGCGCGCCATCGGCGCTAGCCAGGGCAAGGCGTTCTATGAAGGCGAGATCGCTTCGGCGGTCACTTCCTTTGTCCAGCAGCACGGCGGCTGCCTGAGCATGGCGGACATGGCCCAGCACCAGGCCGAATGGGTCGCACCGGTGGCCAAGGACTACCGTGGCTACACCCTGCACGAGATTCCGCCTGGCGGCCAGGGCATTGCGGCGCAGATCGCACTGGGTATCCTGTCGCATTTCGATCTGGCCAGCCTGCCCCTTGATGGCGTGGCTTCGCAGCATCTGCAGATCGAGGCCATGAAGCTGGCCTTCGCCGATGTCGACCGCTATGTAGCCGATGCCGGTATGGAAGTGACTACCGCGCAAATGCTCGATGACGCTTACCTTGCGTCGCGCGCCAAGCTCATAGATCCCCTGCGCGCACAAGATTTCAAGGCCGGTAATCCGGTGCAGGGCGGCACGATCTACCTGACCGCGGTCGATGAGAGCGGCATGATGGTCAGCTTCATCCAGAGCAACTTCGCGGGCTTTGGCTCGGGAGTGGTCGAGCCCAGCTTCGGCATCAGCCTGCAAAACCGTGGCTACGGGTTCAGCGCCGACCCGGACGGCCCCAACCGCGCGAACCTGGTGGGCCCGGGCAAGCGACCGTTTCACACCATCATTCCCGCCTTCCTGACCAAGGATGGCCAGCCGGTGATGAGCTTTGGTGTCATGGGCGGCAACATGCAGCCCCAGGGCCATATGCAGACGCTGGTACGCATGATCGACTACCGCCAGTCGCCCCAGGCTGCCTGCGACGCACCACGCTGGCGCTACAACGCGGGCCTGGCGCTCAATGTCGAAGCCGGCATGGATCCTTCCACTGTGGCTGGTCTGCAGGCCCTGGGGCACCAGCTGGAGGTCATTGATGATCCCTACCAGGACTTTGGCGCTGGCCAGTTCATCTGGCGCATGGGCGACCCCGCTGTCGAGGGCTACCAATTCGCCAGCGATCCACGCCGCGACGGGCTGGCTGCAGGCTTCTAGCAGCAGGTTTCCCGCTCCAGGCATGCCAGCCCTGAGTTTTCAGCCTTGATCGCAACGACCTGCGCCAGGGTGGAGCGAAGCATAACCAGGCCCGCAAGCGCAAAAATTGGCTTCTGGAGGAGTACAGGCAGGGGAGGGCAGAGGGGGCTGTCTGCAGAAGGTGTACTGCTGGTGCGGCTGCGCAGCCGCAGTTCTTTCTCCACAGCGGAGGTGCTGGTGCATAAACCAGTTCTGGGTCAAGCAACCCATGACCCCAGACGTGGCTATGCCGCAGGCACCGTTTGCGGATGGCCCAGTTCAGTGAGCCGATTCAGAATGGCGGCCCGGATATGCAGCTCATTGACCCGTCGCTCGAATGTGCGTGACATTACCCGCTCATCCAGTCGCTTGCCGCAATGCATCTTGGTCTCCACCAGGCTGCGTTGGTGATAGCTCCTCCAGCTTTTCCATAACTTGCGTCCAAAGCGCGACTGCATGCGGCGGTTGCCGCATCGCGACTGCAATCAGCCTGCAGCAGTCCGCTACACAAGGATGGTGACCGACGCCTCATGGCCGGTAGTGTGAGTGCGCGGATACGCGCCGAACATCTCTTCGCATCCGCCGAGCGGTCCATCCAGTTCCGAAGGATCGCTGCGGGTTGATTTCCACGCAGACCGACCTGTGGGGCGGTCTGGCGTGGAGACCACTGTTGAAAAGGCCTTCGTTACCCACGGACACGCGCCGCAGACTGCTGCGGCGCAGCCAGCAAGGGGCGAGCGCAGACCGCGCACAGGGCGCAGGCCGACCAGACCAATACCCAGCCCTGCAGCGACAGCAGATGCGGAAT
This DNA window, taken from Comamonas testosteroni TK102, encodes the following:
- a CDS encoding gamma-glutamyltransferase family protein, with product MNLPFSPGNPYRSVRVPVFARNGVSTSHPLGAQAGLRMLWAGGNAVDAAIAAAAVMAIVEPVSNGLGSDAFCILWDGAQLHGLNASGRAPQGWTPEYFEKSYGRQAKPPRRGVDSITVPGAVSAWVALHERFGKLPFASLMEPAAEIAERGYLVPPVVQQKWAAGAPELQAQPGFSQSFLPSGRPPAVGELFRFPAAARALRAIGASQGKAFYEGEIASAVTSFVQQHGGCLSMADMAQHQAEWVAPVAKDYRGYTLHEIPPGGQGIAAQIALGILSHFDLASLPLDGVASQHLQIEAMKLAFADVDRYVADAGMEVTTAQMLDDAYLASRAKLIDPLRAQDFKAGNPVQGGTIYLTAVDESGMMVSFIQSNFAGFGSGVVEPSFGISLQNRGYGFSADPDGPNRANLVGPGKRPFHTIIPAFLTKDGQPVMSFGVMGGNMQPQGHMQTLVRMIDYRQSPQAACDAPRWRYNAGLALNVEAGMDPSTVAGLQALGHQLEVIDDPYQDFGAGQFIWRMGDPAVEGYQFASDPRRDGLAAGF
- a CDS encoding Bug family tripartite tricarboxylate transporter substrate binding protein; this translates as MSRRLFTCCATLLTCGAMGLATPALAADVWPSQPIKILVGFAAGGGNDIVARILAKELQQSLGQAVVVENKGGAGGLLANEIVAKSPKNGYTLLLGSIGSNTIAPVLAKKLSYDPRKDLEPISLVAESGNALLVNAKLPYTSVKEMIGMARKEPGTINYASSGSGSTLHLAGALFAQQAGVNLVHVPYRGNGPAIADVAAGQVHVIFSGIPPAITSAKTGKTRILAVTTKERVKSLPNVPTVAEAGLPGYAFTSWYGLFTTGGTDSAIVEKLAKEVRNIIARPDVRAQLEAQGLTPETSDPKAFKEQIDRELTRWTRDVKVLGITID
- a CDS encoding LysR family transcriptional regulator; translation: MSSLRILRTFLAVCTEGSFTAAGHRVGLTQVAVGLQMRTLEADLKRKLFTRAGKQVALNEQGRALVPIATQLVALYEQAKHGTQADAPLAGTVQFGSIVSALSELVRATLELKRHHPAVDLHVVSGKSNRLIAQVENHELDAAVVVHDPALKRPSLVWTPLYAEPMVLLTSRSSRLADPATMVERYPFIRFDRTEHTGELVERTLRRLRAKPQEFMELNSIETIVELVSDGMGVAMLPLLARHAWDRNPQLRVVPIPQAAESRQIALVQLRTAARAEVVTAVGQQFMAARGMAV